In [Phormidium] sp. ETS-05, the genomic window TATGACCAAACCTTCTACCGAGAAATCAGTCCCGCCGCCGCCTGGGAAGACCTCGACCCCGACACCCTACTACAACAAGCCGAAGCCGCAAAAGCCGATTTAGGGTTTTAGGTCATTTGTCATTTGTCCTTTGTCCCTGGTCATTTGTCCAAGAGTCCCTTGTCCAAGAGTCCTTTGTCCTTTGACAATTGTCCCCTAGTCCCCCCTAGCCTGCCCCCGCTCAGGCGGGGGCCCCTGGTTCCCTAGTCCCCCCGTCTCCCCGTCCCCCCGTCTCCCCTGCTCCCCCCGATCGTCGCTTGGTTGGGGGGATTTCATACCAATGACAAGGGACAAAGGACAAAGGACTCTTGGACAAATGACTAGGGACAAATAATGTCTCCGTGAATTCACGTATTTACTATTTGTAAATATTTTTTAAGCGCCAATTTCATCCGTGCAGTCACCCTTTAATCAGAGAATAAAAAACATCTAAATTTCCGAGACATTGCGGATGACATATCGATAGCGAATACTGAATAATTAAAGACATAGAAGCCTTAGCGAAGTCACGGGCAAAGCCATCCCACTTTCCCCTTGCTATCCGAGTCATCTCTTGGCGCCAGCAGCCAAACACCTACCTACCTCACAGGGTCGCCACAACCAGTCATCATCCCCATATCAGCAGGATTGAGAAGTTCACCGGAGCATAAGCCGTTATCATAAACACATATCATTGGTGATTGAAATCACAGATGCAACCAGTATTTATAGATTAGATTATGTTTATCCAGAGTTAGGAATCATCCAATCCTCATCCAATCCTCAATAAATTTAAGTTTAGCTATGTGATAAGCAAATCTTATATTACATAATTTTACTATAATTATCAGCACTGCCAAACTTAGATCAGATAATATAGGGAAACCCAAAAACATCATTAATCGTCTAATTTGTAAAAAATTCCAATATTTTGAATGGCATCACTTTTATTAATATTATTTTTTAAAGATTAATTTTTGACTTTATTCTGACAGTGCAGCTATGCCATCCGGCGGCAATTTAATAAGCATAATCACAAATTATTCTAGCAGATATGACTAGAATAATTTGTTAATTTTTATCAAAGCAACAAAAATTAACAATTAGTTGAAATAAATTCTGAAAACTTATGGCAACTCGGAATCAGTTAATAGAGCACTAATTCCGAGTTGGCTATGGAAACTGCAAAAATTAGCAATCTGAACGAACTGCTGAACAATAATAGTTTGTTCTCCTTGACCACAGATAATTATATGGTCGAGGTAGCAGTAGCTAATGAACAATTAGGGTGCAGCTCAGAGAATTTAAAACAACAAAATAGACTCGATTTACCCGATTTACAAAACCGATTTGACGAGGCTTATTATTTAAGTGACGACATAGAATTTATTGCCGGTGGCGATCAAAGAGAAATGATTCTCGCCCTAGATGGCAATGATGTCATTTTAGGCATGGGTGGGGATGATTTCATTAATGGAAATAAAAGCAACGACCTGCTCAATGGCAATGAAGGCAACGATACCATTCATGGTGGCCAAGGCAATGACGTTATCTGGGGAGGAAAAGACCAAGATCTGCTCCTAGGGGATAAAGATGAAGATACAATTTTTGGCGATTTAGGTGATGATGAAATTTATGGGGGTGATGGGTCAGACCTCCTATTTGGGGGTGGCGAAAATGACGTTATCAATGGCAATCTAGGAGATGATACAATCTCTGGAGGCTTAGGTAACGATATGCTCTTTGGTGGCCAAAACAACGATATTCTCATCGGCTCTGATGGGAGTGATACCTTATTTGGAGATAAAGGGTCTGATACCTTATTTGGCGGCTTAGGAAGCGATCGCTTTGTCCTCGGAAGAGGTACAGGAGGCGCTAGGGAAGCCGATGCAGACTGGATTTTTGACTTCCACCCCGGACAAGACTATATCCAGTTAACCAATGGTCTCACCTACAACGAACTGAAAATCTATAATGGCACTGGGAGATATCAAGGCTACACTATCATCCAAAATGCCTTCAGCGGCGAATATCTAGCCATTATCCCCGAAATCGACAGCAGCGAGTTTCCCCGTCAATCTTTTATTGAAAGCAATATTCCCCCCCTTTCCGACTTAACCGGGAGTAACGGTAGCATTGGCATTCATCACCCCAATGACAATCTGATTAATGGTGGTGGGAATAACCCCACAGATACTCTTGATGGGAATAACCCTACAGACAATCTTGATGGGAATAACCCTACAGATACTATTGGTGGGAATAACCCCACAGATACTATTGGTGGAAGTAACCCCACAGACATTCTTGATGGGAATAACCCCACAGATACTATCTCTGGTAACGACAACACCGATACTCTCTTTGGTAGCGACAACACCGACACAGTTTCTGGCGTAGATAATACTGATACTCTCTTTGGTGGCGACAACACCGATACTGTCTCTGGCGTAGATAATACTGATACTCTCTTTGGTGGAGATAATACCGATACCGTCTCTGGCGTCGATAATACCGATACTGTCTCTGGCGTAGATAATACTGATACTCTCTTTGGTGGCGACAACACCGATACTGTCTCTGGCGTCGATAATACCGATACCGTCTCTGGCGTCGATAATACCGATACCGTCTCTGGCGTCGATAATACCGATACCGTCTCTGGCGTCGATAATACCGATACCGTCTCTGGCGTCGATAATACCGATACTGTCTCTGGCGTCGATAATACCGATACTGTCTCTGGCGTCGATAATACCGATACTGTCTCTGGCGTCGATAATACCGATACCGTCTCTGGCGTCGATAATACCGATACCGTCTCTGGCGTCGATAATACCGATACTGTCTCTGGCGTCGATAATACCGATACTGTCTCTGGCGTCGATAATACCGATACTGTCTCTGGCGTCGATAATACCGATACCGTCTCTGGCGTCGATAATACCGATACCGTCTCTGGCGTCGATAATACCGATACTGTCTCTGGCGTCGATAATACCGATACCGTCTCTGGCGTCGATAATACTCCTACACCAGTCAACCAAACGCCTACAGATATTTTCCTGTCAAATGTGGCAGTGGCGGAAAATAGTGCCAATGGTATGGTTATCGGTACTTTGTCGGTGGATGACGTTGATGCTGGTGATACTCACACCTACTCTCTCGTGGATGATGCGGAGGGACGGTTTGTGCTGGAAGACGATGGCTACGCCGACCTGGCGGTTCGGCTAAAAGTTGCCGCCAGCAACCTGCTCAACTACGAAACCGACACCACCCACAGTATCCAAGTCCGCGTTACTGACTCAGCCGGTAACAGCTTCGATAAAAACTTCACCATCACAGTCACCGACATCAACGAAACACCCGCGATCGTCAACGCCATTAGCAACCAAAACGCATCCGCCAAAACCGCTTTTAACTTCACCATTCCCGCCAACACCTTCGCGGACCCCGACGGCGACAACCTCACCTATAGCGCCACCCTCGCCAATGGCGGCGCACTCCCCGCCTGGTTGAGTTTCAACCCCAGTAACCGCACCTTCAGCGGCACCCCCGCCAACCAAGACGCCGGTAACATCGACATCAAAGTAACAGCTAGCGATGGCAAAGGCGGCACCATCAGCGACATATTTACCCTGAGCATCACCAAAGTCAACGACGCACCCACCGTTACTAACATCAGCACTACCGGCAACGAAGACAGCAACATCACCTTTAACAGCGCCAACTTTACCTCTGGTTTCAGCGACATCGACGGCGACCAACTCGCCAAAATCAAAATTACCTCCTTGCCAGCTAATGGCAGCCTCAAATTAAACGGCAACCCCATTACTGTCAACCAAGAAATCAATATCAGCAACATCGGTCAACTCACCTTTACCCCCAATGCCAACTTCAGTGGCAACACCAGTTTTACCTGGAATGCTTCTGACGGCACCACCTACGCCGCCACCAATGCGGTGGGGAACATCACGGTAAATAACGTCAACGACGCACCCACCCTTACCAACCTCAGCATTACCGGCAACGAAGACAGCAACATCACCTTTAACAGCGCCAACTTTACCTCTGGTTTCAGCGACATCGACGGCGACACGATCGCCAAAATCAAAATTACCTCCTTGCCAACCAACGGCATTCTCAAACTAAACGGCACCGCCGTTAGCATCAACCAAGAAATCAATATCAGCAACATCGGCAAACTCACCTTTACCCCCGATGCCAACTTCAACGGCACCACCAGTTTTACCTGGAATGCCTCCGACGGCAAAACCTACGCCGCCACCAATGCGGTGGGGAACATCACCATAAATAAAGTCAATGATGCCCCCACCATTGCCCAATTCAGTGTCACTACCAAACAAAATACTGATATCCAATTTACCGCCGCTAAATTCACTGATAATTTCAGCGACATCGACGGTGACAGCATCGCCAAAATCAAAATTACTGGGCTCCCAACCTACGGCACCTTGAAGCTCAACGGCGCCGCAGTGGGACTAAATCAGGAAATCAATGTTGCCAACCTAAACCAGCTCACATTCACTCCCAACACCTTCTTTAACGGCAACACCAGTTTTAGCTGGAATGCCTCTGACGGCGTAGCCTACGCTGCCGCCAGTGCCACAGCGAATATTGCGGTATATTACCCCAATGACCGCCCCGGCAACACCCCCGTAGAGGCATGGAATTTAGGCACCCTAAAAGGCACCAGACCCGTGGGAGATTTCGTCGGCGCCAGTGACCCCTTAGATTACTACAAATTCACCCTAGACAGCCGCAGTAACTTCCGCGTCGTCCTCGACGATTTAACTGCCAATGCCGACTTACAGCTACTCAACAGTAGCGGCCAAACCGTGCTGAAATTCTCCGCCAATACCGGCACTAATGCCGATATCATTACCACCCCGCTCAACAGCGGTCAATACTATCTCTTAGTCACGGGCAACACGGACACCAGTTACAATCTGGAATTGTCATCCCAAGCCATCACCGGGCCTGCTTACTACGTGTCAGAAACCGGTAATGACAACAACGCCGGGACTTTCAATCAACCATTCCGCACCATTCAAAAAGCCGCTAACGTAGCCCAAGCCGGAGATACAATTTATATTCGTGAAGGCACCTATCGCGAGGGAGATATCCGAACCGCTCGCAATGGCGCAGCGGGCAAACCAATTACCTTCACCGCCTACACCAATGAAGATGCTGTAATCAGCGGTGCCGAAGTCATTACCGGCTGGACAAAGCACAACGACCAAGTGTATAAAGCCAAAATGAACTGGGATTTGGGAGAAGGCAATAACCAAATCTTCGTGAATGGAAAAATGATGGTAGAAGCTCGCTGGCCAAACATTCCCGGCGACCCCACCGCCATTACCTACACCGATAACGCTCGCTCTGATAGTGGTAGCATCGACAATTATAATGCTCCCGCCAACTCCCAGCGCATCGGCACCTACTTAGACAGCGATTTAACCCAAGCAGCCGGTTTTTGGGATGGCGCCAACATCAATTTCACTCCCGGTAACAACTGGTATCCCCAAAACGGCAAGATTATCAGTTCTGAACCGGGCAAAATTGAGTTTGATTTCAAGTGGCGCGGCCCCGGAGAAAACTATGGCTATACTCCCGACAAACAAGATGCTTACTATATCTGGGGCACCCTCAAAGCTCTAGACACCGCTCAAGAGTGGTACTATGATGCTAATACCAAAGAACTCTACTTGTGGGCACCCAATGGTGATGACCCCAGCAATTATGTGGTGGAAGCCAAACGGCGCGATCGAGCCTTCAACCTATTTGGACGTTCCCACATCACCCTGGAAAACCTCACCGTCTTCGGCTCGCGCATTCACACCAATAACAGAACCAGCAACCTCGTCATCGACGGACTCGAAGTCCTTTACGGTTCTCACACCCAAAATATCCCCTACACCCTCATGGCTGGAGGCACCCCCAGCATTATGATTGAGGGGAATAACAACATCGTGCGCAACAGCCACATAGCCTACAGCGCCGCTGGCGGCATCAAAGTCAACAGCGGTAATGGTAACATAGTCGAAAACAACATCGTGCAAAACACCGCCTACGCCGCCTTAAACGATGCCGCCATCCGTGGTAGTGGCACCAATACCCAAATTATTGGCAACACCGCCTTTAACAACGGCATGGCTAAAGTCATCGATTTGTATCAGATGGACAATGGCAAAGTCCTGTACAATGACCTGTATAATGGTGGTCTGCAAACTTCTGACGGTGCTGGCATCTTCGTCTATAAAACCGACGGCAAACGCAGCGAAATCGCTTATAACGCCGTTCACGATATGCTCGGTCCCGCCGATTGGTCTCTCCGTCACTACGGCATGA contains:
- a CDS encoding DUF4573 domain-containing protein, coding for METAKISNLNELLNNNSLFSLTTDNYMVEVAVANEQLGCSSENLKQQNRLDLPDLQNRFDEAYYLSDDIEFIAGGDQREMILALDGNDVILGMGGDDFINGNKSNDLLNGNEGNDTIHGGQGNDVIWGGKDQDLLLGDKDEDTIFGDLGDDEIYGGDGSDLLFGGGENDVINGNLGDDTISGGLGNDMLFGGQNNDILIGSDGSDTLFGDKGSDTLFGGLGSDRFVLGRGTGGAREADADWIFDFHPGQDYIQLTNGLTYNELKIYNGTGRYQGYTIIQNAFSGEYLAIIPEIDSSEFPRQSFIESNIPPLSDLTGSNGSIGIHHPNDNLINGGGNNPTDTLDGNNPTDNLDGNNPTDTIGGNNPTDTIGGSNPTDILDGNNPTDTISGNDNTDTLFGSDNTDTVSGVDNTDTLFGGDNTDTVSGVDNTDTLFGGDNTDTVSGVDNTDTVSGVDNTDTLFGGDNTDTVSGVDNTDTVSGVDNTDTVSGVDNTDTVSGVDNTDTVSGVDNTDTVSGVDNTDTVSGVDNTDTVSGVDNTDTVSGVDNTDTVSGVDNTDTVSGVDNTDTVSGVDNTDTVSGVDNTDTVSGVDNTDTVSGVDNTDTVSGVDNTDTVSGVDNTPTPVNQTPTDIFLSNVAVAENSANGMVIGTLSVDDVDAGDTHTYSLVDDAEGRFVLEDDGYADLAVRLKVAASNLLNYETDTTHSIQVRVTDSAGNSFDKNFTITVTDINETPAIVNAISNQNASAKTAFNFTIPANTFADPDGDNLTYSATLANGGALPAWLSFNPSNRTFSGTPANQDAGNIDIKVTASDGKGGTISDIFTLSITKVNDAPTVTNISTTGNEDSNITFNSANFTSGFSDIDGDQLAKIKITSLPANGSLKLNGNPITVNQEINISNIGQLTFTPNANFSGNTSFTWNASDGTTYAATNAVGNITVNNVNDAPTLTNLSITGNEDSNITFNSANFTSGFSDIDGDTIAKIKITSLPTNGILKLNGTAVSINQEINISNIGKLTFTPDANFNGTTSFTWNASDGKTYAATNAVGNITINKVNDAPTIAQFSVTTKQNTDIQFTAAKFTDNFSDIDGDSIAKIKITGLPTYGTLKLNGAAVGLNQEINVANLNQLTFTPNTFFNGNTSFSWNASDGVAYAAASATANIAVYYPNDRPGNTPVEAWNLGTLKGTRPVGDFVGASDPLDYYKFTLDSRSNFRVVLDDLTANADLQLLNSSGQTVLKFSANTGTNADIITTPLNSGQYYLLVTGNTDTSYNLELSSQAITGPAYYVSETGNDNNAGTFNQPFRTIQKAANVAQAGDTIYIREGTYREGDIRTARNGAAGKPITFTAYTNEDAVISGAEVITGWTKHNDQVYKAKMNWDLGEGNNQIFVNGKMMVEARWPNIPGDPTAITYTDNARSDSGSIDNYNAPANSQRIGTYLDSDLTQAAGFWDGANINFTPGNNWYPQNGKIISSEPGKIEFDFKWRGPGENYGYTPDKQDAYYIWGTLKALDTAQEWYYDANTKELYLWAPNGDDPSNYVVEAKRRDRAFNLFGRSHITLENLTVFGSRIHTNNRTSNLVIDGLEVLYGSHTQNIPYTLMAGGTPSIMIEGNNNIVRNSHIAYSAAGGIKVNSGNGNIVENNIVQNTAYAALNDAAIRGSGTNTQIIGNTAFNNGMAKVIDLYQMDNGKVLYNDLYNGGLQTSDGAGIFVYKTDGKRSEIAYNAVHDMLGPADWSLRHYGMTGIYLDRSYNFDVHHNVIWDNSDGSIKLLPRLERLNDTSIETRIYNNTGNGHFWFRHNEGTMAGTEFKNNIFERFFGHINLTPYAVFENNIRMNTGINPKFVNAAQHDYRLQSTSPGIDAGQVLAPFTDDFTGKAPDIGAFELGKDAFIPGATILPEHIYNLDFQFNAPQNGFLSGVVTGLPLGRKLPKDFQLIIGNSTASGKFVSSYIDPNTNLATVAFTDVEVGNQKGILPIYVKMGSNAPVELLQTITIA